One Rubripirellula reticaptiva genomic region harbors:
- a CDS encoding ABC transporter ATP-binding protein, with amino-acid sequence MNVPAVHGADDDCIELRRLHRFFGKTKAVTDISFTVRRGHVFGYIGPNGAGKTTSMRILATLDLPSYGDAFVDGFSVVNDPELVRRRLGFMPDSFGTYRDVNCKEYLDFFARAYGLVGRERTKRLDWVLNFTGTEGMAEKPIRGLSKGMKQRVCLGRALIHDPAVMILDEPAAGLDPRARIQLRKMIRELADRGKTVLISSHILTELAEMCDSVGIIEQGKLLATGSVEQIQHQRETHRELKIRVLQNTEAAGESLRSIETVSNLVVDGELLKFEFAGNIDAQAGLVAHLVNDGYAVAEVESHKKSLEDVFLQVTEGLVQ; translated from the coding sequence ATGAATGTACCGGCGGTCCACGGTGCGGATGACGACTGCATCGAACTGCGCCGTCTGCACCGGTTCTTTGGCAAAACCAAAGCGGTCACCGACATTTCGTTCACTGTCCGGCGCGGGCATGTGTTCGGTTACATCGGTCCCAACGGAGCTGGAAAAACAACGTCGATGCGGATCTTGGCAACCTTGGATTTGCCGAGCTATGGCGACGCTTTCGTCGATGGTTTTTCGGTCGTCAACGATCCGGAACTGGTCCGCCGCCGCTTGGGATTCATGCCGGACTCGTTTGGTACGTACCGCGACGTGAACTGCAAAGAGTATCTGGACTTTTTTGCTCGCGCGTACGGGCTTGTCGGTCGCGAGCGCACCAAGCGACTCGATTGGGTGCTGAACTTTACGGGCACCGAAGGCATGGCAGAAAAGCCGATCCGCGGCCTGAGCAAAGGAATGAAACAGCGAGTGTGTTTGGGCCGAGCACTGATTCACGACCCGGCCGTCATGATCTTGGACGAACCGGCGGCGGGACTCGATCCGCGTGCGCGGATTCAATTGCGAAAGATGATTCGCGAGCTCGCAGACCGCGGAAAGACGGTACTGATCAGCAGCCATATTTTGACCGAGTTGGCCGAAATGTGTGACAGCGTCGGTATCATCGAACAAGGCAAATTGTTGGCGACAGGCAGCGTCGAACAGATCCAACATCAACGCGAAACGCATCGCGAGTTGAAGATCCGAGTTCTGCAAAACACCGAGGCGGCGGGCGAGAGCCTCCGCTCGATCGAGACGGTGTCGAATCTGGTTGTTGATGGCGAGTTGCTGAAATTCGAGTTCGCCGGCAACATCGACGCTCAAGCCGGCTTGGTCGCCCACTTAGTGAATGACGGCTACGCGGTCGCGGAAGTCGAATCGCACAAGAAAAGTTTGGAAGACGTGTTCCTGCAGGTCACCGAAGGTCTCGTGCAGTAA
- a CDS encoding sulfatase-like hydrolase/transferase, whose protein sequence is MLQPRALSIALMFLVGMSISTPMFGPSPANADETRKPNVIFILCDDLGFGDYGVFFQNLRRQNANRAEPWHLTPQMDLMAAQGIQLPHHYCPAPVCAPSRASLMLGVHQGHSNIRDNQFDKELANNHTLGTVMQGAGYHTAAVGKWGLQGNSAASEKTPNKQAKQSKPKDEGSPKSWPGYPTNRGFDDYFGYVRHRDGHAHYPKEDGKQIWANDEEVADELAGCYTADLFTARSKKWIVDHHSASPDQPFFLYLAFDTPHAVLQLPSAPYPADGGLDGGIQWTGTPGQMINTAGGKPDSYMHPDYADQTWDHDQDPSTAEQAWPDVQKRYATDVRRIDDCVGDLLNLLADLAIDDNTLVVFTTDNGPSRESYLPEKYEPDFFNSFGPFDGIKRDLWEGGIRVGAIARWPGGVAGNRISQSPSQFHDWMPTFTELAGVAAPARCDGTSLVPTLTGKGEQTPSQIYVEYFNGQKTPDYPEFKKSRRGQVRKQMQAIQIGDLVGVRYNVKSHNDPFEIYNVDDDPQQMKNLAARFPDVQRQMHDKVLRMRYPDKSAPRPYDDELIPGIGDSDSAAGVKWQTYANDTPWLGRLDDLVADESGEAKTVESCPKTSVSKSLLVSGIIDIPANGRYTFAVPDNATAVLRIHDATVIDAGFEAGSNPRTGTVMLAAGKHPFRLYWKGSTVAPELAVEGPAIDRQKLRSSMLFQPTQD, encoded by the coding sequence ATGTTGCAGCCACGCGCGCTATCGATCGCTCTGATGTTCCTCGTTGGCATGTCGATTTCTACACCCATGTTCGGCCCCAGCCCAGCCAATGCTGATGAAACGAGGAAGCCGAACGTGATCTTTATCCTCTGTGACGATCTTGGGTTTGGCGATTACGGTGTCTTTTTCCAAAATCTAAGACGTCAAAACGCCAACCGTGCTGAGCCTTGGCATTTGACGCCGCAGATGGATTTGATGGCGGCCCAAGGCATTCAACTGCCGCACCACTATTGCCCAGCGCCAGTCTGCGCTCCATCGCGTGCGTCGCTGATGTTGGGTGTTCACCAAGGGCACAGCAACATTCGCGACAACCAATTCGACAAAGAATTGGCCAACAATCACACGCTCGGCACCGTGATGCAGGGTGCGGGCTATCACACCGCTGCCGTCGGTAAGTGGGGACTGCAAGGCAACTCGGCGGCCAGCGAAAAGACGCCGAACAAGCAAGCTAAACAATCCAAACCGAAAGATGAAGGCAGTCCCAAGTCGTGGCCCGGCTATCCCACGAATCGCGGTTTCGATGACTACTTTGGCTACGTCCGTCACCGCGACGGTCACGCCCACTATCCCAAGGAAGATGGCAAACAAATCTGGGCGAATGACGAAGAAGTCGCCGACGAATTAGCCGGCTGCTACACGGCTGACTTGTTCACCGCGCGATCCAAGAAATGGATCGTCGATCACCACTCGGCGAGTCCCGACCAACCCTTCTTTCTGTACCTCGCCTTTGATACTCCGCACGCCGTCTTGCAGTTGCCGTCCGCACCGTATCCGGCGGACGGTGGACTCGATGGCGGTATCCAGTGGACCGGGACGCCGGGCCAGATGATCAACACGGCCGGCGGCAAACCAGATTCGTACATGCACCCGGACTATGCGGACCAGACCTGGGACCATGATCAAGATCCAAGCACTGCCGAACAAGCTTGGCCCGATGTTCAGAAACGATACGCCACCGATGTCCGCCGCATCGATGACTGTGTTGGCGACCTGTTGAATTTGCTGGCCGACTTGGCGATCGACGACAATACGCTGGTCGTATTCACGACCGACAACGGCCCAAGTCGGGAATCTTATTTACCAGAGAAGTATGAACCCGATTTTTTCAATTCGTTCGGCCCCTTTGACGGTATCAAACGCGATCTTTGGGAAGGCGGCATTCGTGTCGGAGCAATTGCCCGCTGGCCCGGCGGCGTGGCAGGCAATCGGATCAGCCAATCGCCAAGCCAATTCCACGACTGGATGCCTACCTTCACGGAACTTGCTGGCGTCGCTGCACCGGCTCGATGCGACGGAACTTCGTTGGTTCCGACGCTAACGGGAAAAGGCGAACAGACGCCATCGCAGATTTACGTCGAGTATTTCAACGGACAAAAGACGCCGGATTATCCGGAGTTCAAAAAGTCTCGTCGCGGCCAAGTTCGCAAACAAATGCAAGCGATTCAAATCGGTGACCTGGTCGGAGTTCGATACAACGTGAAATCGCACAACGATCCGTTCGAGATTTACAACGTCGATGACGATCCCCAACAGATGAAGAACCTAGCCGCACGGTTCCCGGACGTTCAGCGGCAAATGCACGACAAAGTGTTGCGGATGCGTTACCCCGACAAATCGGCGCCGCGGCCATACGATGACGAGCTGATTCCCGGAATCGGGGACTCCGATTCAGCGGCAGGCGTCAAGTGGCAGACCTACGCCAACGACACACCCTGGCTAGGTCGACTTGACGACCTCGTTGCGGACGAGAGTGGCGAAGCCAAAACGGTCGAGTCGTGCCCGAAAACGAGCGTCTCGAAATCGTTACTCGTCAGTGGGATAATCGACATCCCCGCCAACGGACGATACACGTTCGCGGTTCCGGATAACGCGACGGCCGTCCTGCGGATCCACGATGCAACCGTGATCGACGCTGGATTCGAAGCTGGCAGTAATCCAAGAACGGGAACTGTGATGCTGGCCGCTGGAAAACACCCGTTTCGGTTGTACTGGAAAGGGTCAACCGTTGCACCGGAGTTAGCCGTCGAAGGACCAGCGATCGACCGCCAAAAGTTGCGATCGAGCATGCTGTTTCAGCCGACGCAGGATTAA
- a CDS encoding endo-1,4-beta-xylanase, with protein sequence MRIVQPKCVPMWQTAPITASVQSQITGPAIMLPVPFSPSTLLRQAGMGQFYYDVPDSARDFVEKSLWNDAYICGIEGVPFQSRSQFDGNRLTITRPGIDSSGKLFLACLIPGIGYRTLSTCSLKPLEDEAYMLLLELARGSCYRARVQSDNWQRAGLTLSAQFTKLLAEGTEAFLESAGRRADPPRSATAAKRAIELLESAIAELGESYAVQSIAFRKQREPQIGTLLAGTVIAPSPTTGDEATEFVETFNAAAVRLSWADIETDSGRFDFEAAETSIQFLASKGIRVIGGPLIDFRERLMPHWLYLLEDNFESFLQAATSYVEKTVSHFRGSVQLWNCACGLNTAGPLKLDDEQAMRLALEILATVRRTDPNTPAIMSFDQPFGEHMGKSRDAISPLHFADALARTGLQMAGIGLEFRVNYKTGATLPRSAVDFGGMIDRWATLGMPMLVQITVPGGVGPDAKAQAPSEVITYDSQIADPAAEQLRIAGPMVRTLLAKHIVHGIVWDGWSDAQPHVNSHSGLIDANGHPRPLLEYLKRLRKEFLA encoded by the coding sequence ATGCGGATTGTCCAGCCCAAGTGTGTGCCAATGTGGCAAACCGCGCCGATCACAGCAAGCGTCCAGTCGCAAATCACGGGGCCAGCGATTATGTTACCGGTCCCTTTTTCCCCTTCCACACTCCTTCGGCAAGCCGGCATGGGGCAGTTTTACTACGACGTGCCCGACTCGGCTCGCGACTTCGTCGAAAAGTCGCTGTGGAATGATGCGTACATTTGCGGAATCGAAGGCGTTCCATTCCAGTCTCGCAGCCAATTCGACGGCAACCGATTGACGATCACGCGGCCCGGCATCGACAGTTCAGGCAAACTGTTTTTGGCATGCTTGATCCCCGGAATAGGCTATCGAACACTCAGCACCTGCAGCCTGAAACCGCTCGAAGACGAAGCCTACATGCTGCTATTGGAACTGGCCCGAGGAAGCTGCTATCGGGCTCGCGTCCAATCGGACAACTGGCAACGAGCCGGGCTAACTCTGTCGGCTCAGTTCACGAAGTTGTTGGCCGAGGGCACCGAAGCATTTCTAGAATCAGCAGGTCGTCGAGCCGATCCGCCGCGAAGCGCGACCGCAGCGAAGCGAGCGATCGAGTTGCTGGAATCAGCAATCGCTGAACTCGGCGAATCGTACGCGGTTCAGTCGATTGCATTTCGCAAACAACGTGAACCTCAAATCGGCACGCTTTTGGCCGGTACCGTGATCGCACCTTCGCCGACGACGGGCGATGAAGCGACCGAGTTTGTTGAGACGTTCAACGCGGCAGCAGTCCGGTTGAGTTGGGCTGATATCGAAACGGATTCAGGTCGGTTCGATTTCGAAGCCGCCGAAACATCGATTCAGTTTCTGGCCAGCAAAGGCATCCGCGTCATCGGCGGACCGTTGATCGATTTTCGCGAACGACTGATGCCACACTGGCTGTACTTGCTAGAAGACAACTTCGAATCGTTCTTGCAGGCGGCCACTTCCTACGTCGAAAAAACGGTCAGTCATTTTCGTGGTTCGGTCCAGTTATGGAATTGCGCCTGCGGACTCAATACGGCTGGTCCGTTAAAACTCGACGACGAACAGGCGATGCGATTGGCACTTGAAATTCTTGCCACCGTTCGCCGCACCGATCCGAACACTCCCGCCATCATGTCTTTCGATCAACCGTTCGGCGAACACATGGGCAAGAGCCGTGATGCGATCTCGCCGCTGCACTTTGCCGATGCACTGGCGCGAACAGGTTTGCAGATGGCTGGGATCGGGTTGGAGTTCCGTGTGAATTACAAAACCGGTGCGACCTTGCCGCGATCCGCAGTCGACTTTGGTGGCATGATCGATCGCTGGGCAACGCTAGGCATGCCAATGCTGGTTCAAATCACGGTGCCCGGTGGCGTTGGACCTGATGCGAAAGCACAAGCACCGTCGGAAGTGATCACGTATGACTCGCAGATCGCGGACCCAGCGGCGGAACAACTGCGAATCGCGGGTCCAATGGTGCGCACTCTGTTAGCGAAGCACATTGTCCACGGAATCGTTTGGGACGGATGGAGCGACGCGCAGCCGCACGTTAACAGCCACTCGGGCCTGATTGACGCTAACGGACATCCGCGACCGTTGCTTGAGTACTTGAAGCGTCTGCGGAAAGAATTCCTGGCGTAG
- a CDS encoding tellurite resistance TerB family protein, with protein sequence MNLTRTRERGNFYCPGCRVPQTHRLRARRPWLTLYFIPTIPIGNAEVFVQCDQCKQTWDPTVLDMDQETHEAAEAVKFLDEALRAAILVTLVDGTISEPEIQSLIEIASYMQDRDVDRDEIGHLCSIAQQNKIEAVNYVLTVSIRWNQKQKRQALQAMFLAATAEGEMTDKKVKTLAKMQELLGMTDAEYQDAIEAALG encoded by the coding sequence ATGAACCTGACTCGGACTCGCGAGCGGGGTAACTTTTACTGTCCGGGATGCCGAGTCCCCCAGACCCATCGGCTGCGAGCTCGCCGCCCGTGGTTGACGTTGTATTTCATCCCCACCATTCCGATCGGCAACGCAGAAGTCTTCGTCCAATGCGACCAGTGCAAGCAGACCTGGGACCCGACGGTGCTGGACATGGACCAAGAAACACATGAGGCTGCCGAGGCAGTCAAATTCTTGGACGAAGCGCTGCGGGCGGCCATTCTGGTCACGCTGGTCGATGGTACGATCAGCGAACCCGAGATTCAGTCGCTGATTGAGATTGCTTCGTACATGCAAGATCGAGACGTCGATCGCGACGAAATCGGGCATCTCTGCAGTATCGCTCAGCAAAACAAGATCGAAGCCGTCAACTACGTTCTAACGGTCTCAATCCGGTGGAACCAAAAACAGAAACGGCAGGCATTGCAAGCGATGTTCTTGGCCGCCACGGCCGAAGGCGAAATGACCGACAAGAAGGTCAAAACGCTCGCAAAAATGCAAGAGCTGCTGGGCATGACGGACGCCGAATACCAAGACGCCATCGAGGCCGCGCTCGGCTAA
- a CDS encoding sodium ion-translocating decarboxylase subunit beta: protein MDILIEFLKTTGFASMTLGNAIMILIGIGFVTLAIRKDYEPLLLVPIGMGAIVGNIPMIEGMSLSVYDEARWILEGNEVKYVPGSVLSYLYFGVKQGLYPPLIFLGIGAMTDFSTMLSNPKLVLLGAAAQIGVFLTFFGALFLDFTVQEAGAIGIIGGADGPTAIFLSSILAPHLLGAIAIAAYSYMALVPVIQPPIMKLLTTRKERLIRMAPPRQVSRRERMLFPVVAFLITTLIAPGAIVLLGMLFFGNLLKESTVTERLANTARTALIDIITILLGFTVGASTQADTFLNPQSLLIFGLGAASFAVATAGGVLFAKFMNLFLTDKINPLIGAAGVSAVPDSARVVHMVGQKEDPQNFLLMHAMAPNVAGVVGSAIAAGVLWSVLK from the coding sequence ATGGACATTCTGATCGAGTTCTTGAAAACGACCGGCTTCGCGTCGATGACGCTTGGCAACGCGATCATGATTTTGATCGGCATCGGCTTCGTCACCCTGGCGATCCGCAAGGACTACGAGCCGCTGTTGTTGGTGCCGATTGGGATGGGAGCGATCGTGGGCAACATTCCGATGATCGAAGGCATGTCGCTTAGCGTGTATGACGAAGCGAGATGGATCCTAGAAGGCAATGAAGTCAAATACGTGCCAGGCAGTGTGCTTAGCTATCTGTACTTTGGCGTGAAGCAGGGGCTTTATCCGCCGCTTATCTTCTTGGGTATCGGTGCGATGACCGATTTTTCGACCATGTTGTCGAATCCAAAGTTGGTGTTATTGGGCGCGGCGGCTCAGATCGGAGTGTTTCTGACTTTTTTTGGCGCGCTGTTTTTGGACTTCACCGTTCAAGAGGCCGGCGCGATTGGCATCATCGGTGGTGCCGACGGACCGACCGCGATTTTCTTGTCGTCGATCTTGGCGCCGCATTTATTGGGCGCGATTGCGATCGCCGCTTATTCGTACATGGCCTTGGTGCCGGTGATTCAGCCGCCGATCATGAAGCTGTTGACGACTCGCAAAGAACGTTTGATTCGAATGGCGCCGCCACGTCAAGTATCGCGGCGCGAACGAATGCTGTTCCCTGTCGTTGCGTTTTTGATCACGACCTTGATCGCGCCCGGTGCGATCGTTTTGCTTGGGATGCTGTTCTTCGGCAACTTGCTAAAAGAAAGCACGGTTACCGAACGATTGGCGAACACGGCTCGAACCGCGCTGATCGACATCATCACAATCTTGTTGGGCTTTACCGTCGGCGCCAGTACTCAGGCGGATACGTTTCTGAATCCTCAGTCGCTGTTGATCTTTGGACTTGGTGCTGCATCGTTCGCTGTTGCGACCGCGGGCGGCGTGTTGTTCGCGAAGTTCATGAACCTGTTTTTGACTGACAAAATCAATCCGCTGATCGGTGCCGCCGGCGTCTCGGCGGTCCCCGACTCTGCTCGCGTGGTCCACATGGTCGGCCAAAAAGAAGATCCGCAAAACTTTTTGCTGATGCACGCGATGGCCCCTAATGTTGCCGGCGTCGTCGGTAGTGCGATCGCGGCCGGTGTGCTGTGGTCGGTCCTGAAATAG
- a CDS encoding biotin/lipoyl-containing protein yields MKKIRFMCTAFRDGFQSVYGARVFTKDFLPAVEAARDAGIDWLEAGGGARFQSLYFYCNEDAFDMMDAFRATAGPDANLQTLARGVNVVGLDSQSSDIVKLHADLFKKHGMTTIRNFDALNDVNNLVYSGQCIVDAGLKHQVCVTLMELPPGCTGAHDAAFYASTLQQILDAEIPFDAVCFKDASGTAVPSKVYETIRAARKMLPAGTFIHFHTHETAGVSVLANKAAIDAGADAIDLSMAPCSGGTCQPDILVMWHALRGTEYELDIDVEKVREAEEVFKDCMKDYFLPPEATAVEPLIPWSPMPGGALTANTQMLRDNGIMEKYPEIILAMGDVVRKGGYGTSVTPVSQFYFQQAFNNVMFGPWKKIAEPYGKMVLGYFGKTPVPPDADVIELAKSQLKLEPTDRPVLELNDADPTKGIEATKKVLKAEGLPTTDENIFIAAACKEKGIKFLKGEAEIGVRKIDKSVEKEAASAAESARSADTPAEYTVTVNGKEVFMAFEGNTATVDGKVYRVEMRPRSSGSASPASETPSAKIDVTAQMPGAVFKLVANVGDQVRDGDTILILEAMKMEIEIASPADGMIDEICVKVGDQVAGGQLLARLK; encoded by the coding sequence ATGAAAAAGATTCGCTTCATGTGCACCGCGTTTCGTGACGGATTTCAATCCGTTTACGGTGCCCGCGTGTTTACGAAAGACTTTCTGCCGGCGGTCGAAGCTGCTCGGGATGCGGGGATCGACTGGCTAGAAGCCGGCGGTGGTGCTCGGTTTCAATCGTTGTATTTCTATTGCAACGAAGACGCGTTCGACATGATGGACGCGTTTCGAGCAACCGCAGGGCCAGATGCAAACTTGCAAACGCTCGCTCGCGGCGTCAACGTTGTCGGTTTGGATTCACAGTCCAGCGATATCGTCAAACTGCATGCCGATCTGTTCAAGAAACACGGCATGACGACGATCCGCAACTTCGATGCGCTCAATGACGTCAACAACTTGGTCTACAGCGGTCAGTGCATCGTTGACGCTGGATTGAAGCACCAGGTTTGCGTGACGTTGATGGAGTTGCCGCCGGGATGTACCGGCGCTCATGACGCAGCGTTCTATGCAAGCACGTTGCAGCAGATTTTGGACGCAGAGATTCCGTTCGATGCAGTCTGTTTCAAAGATGCTTCGGGAACGGCGGTGCCATCGAAGGTTTACGAAACAATCCGTGCCGCGCGCAAAATGTTGCCGGCCGGAACCTTCATTCACTTTCACACTCACGAGACCGCCGGCGTGTCCGTGCTGGCCAACAAGGCCGCAATCGATGCCGGCGCCGACGCGATCGATTTGTCGATGGCGCCGTGCAGCGGCGGAACTTGCCAGCCGGACATTTTGGTGATGTGGCATGCGCTGCGAGGAACCGAGTACGAGTTGGACATTGATGTCGAAAAGGTTCGCGAGGCCGAAGAGGTCTTCAAGGATTGCATGAAAGATTATTTCCTTCCGCCCGAAGCGACGGCGGTCGAGCCGTTGATCCCATGGAGTCCGATGCCGGGTGGCGCGTTGACGGCCAACACGCAAATGTTGCGTGATAATGGGATCATGGAAAAATATCCCGAGATCATTTTGGCGATGGGCGACGTCGTTCGCAAAGGCGGTTACGGAACGTCGGTCACGCCCGTGTCGCAGTTCTATTTTCAGCAGGCGTTCAACAATGTCATGTTTGGCCCTTGGAAGAAGATCGCCGAACCGTACGGAAAAATGGTGCTCGGCTATTTTGGAAAAACGCCCGTCCCCCCGGACGCCGACGTCATCGAGTTGGCGAAGAGCCAGCTGAAATTGGAACCCACCGATCGTCCGGTGCTCGAACTCAATGATGCTGACCCAACCAAGGGAATTGAAGCGACGAAGAAAGTCTTGAAAGCCGAAGGTTTGCCGACCACTGACGAGAACATCTTCATCGCGGCGGCGTGCAAAGAGAAAGGCATCAAGTTCTTGAAGGGTGAAGCTGAAATCGGAGTCCGCAAGATCGACAAGTCGGTTGAAAAAGAAGCAGCCAGCGCGGCCGAGTCTGCTCGTTCGGCTGATACTCCGGCTGAATACACTGTGACCGTCAACGGCAAAGAAGTGTTCATGGCGTTCGAGGGAAACACGGCAACGGTCGATGGCAAGGTCTATCGAGTCGAAATGCGGCCACGTTCGAGCGGCAGTGCGTCGCCGGCCTCAGAAACGCCGAGCGCCAAAATCGACGTTACCGCTCAGATGCCTGGCGCGGTCTTCAAGCTGGTCGCCAATGTCGGAGACCAGGTGCGAGACGGCGACACGATTCTGATTTTGGAAGCGATGAAAATGGAGATCGAAATCGCTTCACCAGCCGATGGAATGATCGACGAAATCTGTGTCAAAGTCGGCGATCAAGTCGCAGGCGGTCAGTTACTGGCACGCCTGAAATAG
- a CDS encoding OadG family protein, with protein MPNFVLVAESVYDQGFAIAVAGLAIVFFALFVLTLFISAMPWLTSILDRYFPAHDHSRSPSVHPESQVPDDGPVLAAIGFVLHHEYEKNIRESKNKTSS; from the coding sequence ATGCCGAATTTCGTTCTGGTCGCCGAGTCGGTTTACGACCAAGGTTTTGCGATCGCAGTCGCTGGGCTGGCGATCGTGTTCTTTGCCCTTTTCGTGCTGACCCTGTTCATCTCGGCGATGCCGTGGCTAACCTCGATTCTAGACCGTTATTTCCCGGCTCATGATCATTCGCGATCGCCGTCGGTGCACCCGGAAAGCCAAGTTCCCGATGACGGACCCGTTTTGGCCGCGATCGGGTTTGTGTTGCATCACGAGTACGAAAAAAACATTCGCGAATCCAAGAACAAGACGTCGAGCTGA